Proteins from a single region of Weeksella virosa DSM 16922:
- a CDS encoding potassium/proton antiporter: MNLTVENILLVGSILLFISIIVGKTSYKFGVPTLLLFLAIGMLAGSDGIGGIYFDNPQIAQFIGVISLNFILFSGGLDTNWDSVKPVLKEGLVLSTFGVLLTALSLGTFVWYVTDFTIYESMLLGSIVSSTDAAAVFSILRSKSLALRTNLRPTLELESGSNDPMAYVLTIAFLTLVINQDQNIYSIIPLFFQQMILGGIAGFGFGKLSKLIINNLKLDFEGLYPVLVIALTFITFSATDFVGGNGFLAIYICSVYLGNQDLIHKKTILKFFDGQAWLMQIALFLTLGLLVTPSQVIPYFGIGLLISLFLIVVSRPFSVFVSLMFFKMKLRRRLYISWVGLRGAVPIVFATYPLLAGIDKANMIFNIVFFISVTSVIIQGTTISVVAKWLNVALPEENKSMNETDKLILELPKSSLQEFEITPDFHAVNKRIVDLHFPKSAFIIMIKRNGKYIRPVGSTEIEANDVLMVLADSQEDFTNVEKKLQMPITT; encoded by the coding sequence AAATTTGGTGTTCCGACTTTATTACTTTTTTTGGCAATAGGCATGTTGGCGGGGTCAGACGGTATTGGCGGCATTTACTTCGACAACCCACAAATAGCTCAATTTATTGGTGTAATTTCATTAAATTTCATTTTGTTTTCTGGTGGTCTAGACACAAACTGGGATTCGGTGAAACCTGTCCTAAAAGAAGGACTTGTTTTGTCAACTTTTGGTGTTTTGTTAACAGCCCTCTCCCTTGGAACATTTGTTTGGTATGTTACCGACTTTACTATTTATGAAAGTATGCTCTTGGGTTCTATTGTTTCATCGACCGATGCTGCAGCAGTATTCTCTATTCTACGCTCAAAAAGCCTTGCATTAAGAACCAACTTGCGTCCGACATTAGAGCTAGAGAGTGGTAGTAACGATCCAATGGCTTATGTTTTGACTATTGCATTTTTGACGTTAGTTATCAATCAAGACCAAAATATATATTCTATCATTCCACTCTTTTTCCAGCAAATGATATTGGGCGGTATTGCAGGTTTTGGCTTTGGAAAATTGAGTAAATTAATCATCAACAACTTAAAATTAGACTTCGAAGGGCTTTATCCAGTTTTAGTTATCGCCCTTACGTTCATTACTTTTTCTGCAACCGACTTTGTTGGCGGAAATGGCTTTCTTGCCATATATATTTGTTCTGTTTACCTAGGCAATCAAGACCTTATCCACAAAAAAACCATCCTAAAGTTTTTTGATGGACAAGCATGGCTTATGCAAATAGCTCTGTTCTTGACCTTAGGTTTATTGGTAACTCCATCTCAAGTAATACCATATTTTGGCATTGGTTTACTTATTTCTCTATTCCTAATCGTTGTTTCAAGACCTTTTAGTGTTTTTGTTAGTCTGATGTTCTTTAAGATGAAACTAAGAAGAAGACTTTACATTTCTTGGGTTGGTTTGCGGGGTGCAGTTCCCATTGTATTTGCTACCTATCCACTTTTGGCAGGGATAGACAAAGCAAATATGATTTTCAATATCGTGTTTTTTATTTCAGTTACCTCTGTAATTATTCAGGGCACAACCATATCTGTAGTTGCCAAATGGCTAAACGTTGCATTGCCAGAAGAGAATAAGTCGATGAACGAAACAGATAAACTCATCTTAGAGCTACCTAAATCTTCTTTACAAGAATTCGAAATTACGCCTGATTTTCATGCAGTAAATAAGAGAATAGTTGATTTACACTTCCCTAAATCGGCATTCATAATAATGATAAAAAGAAATGGAAAGTATATTCGACCAGTCGGTTCAACAGAAATAGAAGCAAATGATGTTTTAATGGTTCTTGCCGATAGCCAAGAAGATTTTACAAATGTCGAGAAAAAACTGCAAATGCCAATCACCACATAA
- a CDS encoding TQO small subunit DoxD, which yields MKHHIGSVFSNAGLFTLPLRWVIGWTYFSAFWRRLILDNKLIPEEAGYIGEKFNHFLPNALFIKPLIEYLVSNPDALQISMITFTIVEAVVGLFIILGLFTRLMSIGIFFLAMGILLGSGWIGTTCLDEWQIGVLGVASGFVLFLTGSSTYSLDNYLKNKPYPFTEKKWFAFLGSGELPIKNLAPKVLVMSLIILGLTLFTNQYFHGGVLGTLHNKSVKPKVEISNIQHNGSQLTFQLFRVEGADVYGSFLIGIQVLDENNQVVKSIGQEELASFPKEKINNHYVAKIKSGKHSLIIPLGAKADITIDLEEITPQNNYTLKLIDISGIEWIAEIR from the coding sequence ATGAAACATCACATTGGCAGTGTATTTAGCAATGCCGGACTTTTTACGTTGCCGCTACGTTGGGTAATCGGCTGGACATATTTTTCTGCTTTTTGGCGAAGATTAATTCTAGACAATAAGCTTATTCCGGAAGAGGCGGGCTATATAGGCGAAAAATTCAATCACTTTCTTCCCAATGCTTTGTTTATCAAACCACTTATAGAATATTTGGTTTCAAACCCTGATGCATTACAAATTTCGATGATTACTTTTACAATCGTCGAAGCCGTTGTCGGTTTATTTATTATTCTCGGTTTATTTACAAGGCTTATGAGTATTGGTATATTCTTTTTGGCAATGGGAATTCTTTTGGGTTCGGGCTGGATAGGTACTACATGTTTAGATGAGTGGCAAATCGGTGTGTTGGGGGTGGCAAGTGGATTTGTCTTGTTCCTCACAGGCAGCAGCACTTATTCTTTAGACAATTACCTGAAGAATAAACCCTATCCGTTTACCGAAAAAAAATGGTTTGCTTTTTTAGGTTCGGGCGAACTTCCGATCAAAAATCTAGCTCCAAAAGTTCTGGTAATGTCGCTCATCATTTTGGGATTAACTTTGTTTACCAACCAATATTTTCATGGAGGGGTTTTGGGTACACTTCATAACAAATCCGTAAAACCTAAAGTAGAAATTTCAAATATTCAGCATAACGGCTCGCAACTTACTTTTCAATTATTCAGGGTAGAGGGTGCAGATGTTTACGGTTCGTTTTTGATTGGTATACAGGTTTTAGACGAAAATAATCAGGTTGTTAAATCCATTGGGCAAGAAGAATTGGCGAGTTTCCCGAAAGAAAAAATCAATAATCATTACGTAGCAAAAATCAAATCGGGAAAACATAGTCTAATTATACCGCTTGGTGCAAAAGCCGATATAACAATAGATTTGGAGGAGATTACACCCCAAAATAATTATACTTTGAAACTGATAGACATTAGCGGAATTGAGTGGATTGCCGAAATTAGATAA
- a CDS encoding bifunctional riboflavin kinase/FAD synthetase, whose amino-acid sequence MKVFSSIEACQNIQNPVLTLGMYDGVHKGHQKIIQQLNTIAKEVNGESVLMSFDPHPRLVLQPDFDLELISTLSEKKEILAQNDLHNFVIQSFTREFSQVSARDFVVDYLIGKINVHTLVIGYDHHFGKNREGNFEQLTELSKEYGFNVVRINEICEGETPISSTKIRKALKTGDIEYANNALGYNFTLTGEVIHGDKLGRTLGFPTANLKLPAYKLVPKTGVYVVHVQIEGKLHLGLLSIGYRETVTDNSELRVEVNILDFEGDLYGKILSVEIMGFIRNEKKFNSLEELTEAMNHDKEYAINNFSV is encoded by the coding sequence TTGAAAGTTTTCTCTTCCATAGAAGCCTGCCAAAACATCCAAAATCCCGTGCTCACTTTGGGCATGTACGATGGGGTACATAAGGGGCATCAAAAAATTATACAGCAGTTGAACACCATTGCAAAAGAAGTAAACGGTGAAAGTGTGTTGATGTCTTTTGATCCACATCCTCGGTTGGTTTTACAACCCGATTTTGATTTGGAACTAATTTCCACTCTCAGCGAGAAAAAAGAAATATTAGCTCAGAACGATTTGCATAACTTTGTTATACAGTCTTTTACACGTGAGTTTTCGCAAGTAAGTGCGAGAGATTTTGTGGTGGATTACCTCATTGGTAAAATAAATGTTCACACCTTGGTGATAGGATATGATCATCATTTTGGCAAAAACCGTGAAGGAAATTTTGAGCAATTGACAGAACTTTCTAAAGAATACGGTTTTAATGTGGTTCGGATTAACGAGATTTGTGAAGGCGAAACTCCTATCAGTTCAACCAAAATTAGAAAGGCTCTAAAAACGGGAGATATCGAATACGCTAATAACGCTTTGGGGTATAACTTTACCCTTACTGGCGAGGTTATCCATGGTGATAAATTGGGGCGAACTCTCGGTTTTCCTACGGCCAACCTGAAGTTGCCGGCTTATAAGTTGGTTCCCAAGACGGGCGTCTACGTTGTGCATGTGCAGATAGAAGGGAAATTGCATTTGGGCTTGCTCAGCATCGGTTACCGTGAGACAGTAACGGATAATAGTGAATTGCGTGTTGAAGTAAATATTCTTGATTTTGAAGGCGATTTGTACGGCAAGATTTTAAGTGTAGAAATAATGGGTTTTATTCGTAACGAAAAGAAGTTCAATTCCTTAGAAGAGCTTACAGAGGCCATGAATCACGATAAAGAGTATGCGATAAATAATTTTTCGGTCTAA
- the atpD gene encoding F0F1 ATP synthase subunit beta: protein MANQQKGKISQVIGPVIDVIFDNAEDLPKIFDALEVPRDGKEALILEVEQHIGEDTVRCIAMDSSDGLQRGQEVVALGKPIMVPIGESINGRVFNVVGDAIDGLGNLDKDNGLPIHRPAPKFEDLSTSTEVLFTGIKVIDLIEPYAKGGKIGLFGGAGVGKTVLIQELINNIAKGHGGLSVFAGVGERTREGNDLLREMLESGIIRYGDDFMHSMEEGGWDLDKVDKEVMKDSKATFVFGQMNEPPGARARVALTGLTLAEYFRDGDGKGPGRDVLFFVDNIFRFTQAGSEVSALLGRMPSAVGYQPTLATEMGAMQERITSTKNGSITSVQAVYVPADDLTDPAPATTFAHLDATTVLDRKIASLGIYPAVDPLNSTSRILTPEIVGKEHYDTAQRVKEILQRYNALQDIIAILGMEELSEEDKLVVHRARRIQRFLSQPFHVAEQFTGIPGVLVDIKDTIKGFNMILDGEVDQYPEAAFNLRGTIEEAIEAGEKMLAEAK, encoded by the coding sequence ATGGCAAATCAACAAAAAGGTAAAATTTCACAGGTGATTGGACCTGTTATCGACGTTATTTTTGATAACGCAGAAGACCTTCCAAAAATTTTCGATGCGTTAGAAGTTCCTCGTGATGGAAAAGAAGCGCTTATCTTAGAAGTTGAGCAACACATTGGTGAAGATACCGTACGTTGTATCGCAATGGACAGTTCAGACGGATTACAACGCGGACAAGAAGTTGTCGCTTTAGGTAAACCCATCATGGTACCGATTGGTGAATCAATCAATGGTCGAGTGTTTAATGTAGTGGGTGATGCTATCGATGGTTTAGGAAATCTTGACAAAGACAACGGATTGCCTATTCACCGTCCGGCTCCAAAATTCGAAGACCTCTCTACTTCTACCGAAGTATTATTTACGGGAATCAAAGTAATAGACCTTATCGAACCTTATGCAAAAGGTGGTAAAATTGGTTTATTCGGTGGTGCAGGTGTAGGGAAAACCGTTTTGATTCAAGAGTTGATTAACAATATCGCAAAAGGACATGGTGGTTTATCTGTATTTGCGGGTGTAGGTGAGCGTACCCGTGAAGGGAATGACTTATTGCGCGAGATGTTAGAGTCAGGAATTATTCGCTATGGTGATGATTTTATGCATTCTATGGAAGAAGGCGGATGGGATTTAGACAAAGTAGACAAAGAAGTAATGAAGGACTCGAAAGCAACTTTCGTTTTCGGGCAGATGAACGAACCTCCTGGAGCACGTGCTCGTGTAGCTTTAACAGGGTTAACCTTGGCAGAATATTTCCGTGATGGTGATGGTAAAGGACCAGGACGAGACGTATTGTTCTTCGTAGATAACATTTTCCGTTTTACCCAAGCAGGATCAGAAGTTTCAGCTCTATTAGGACGTATGCCTTCTGCAGTAGGATACCAACCTACCCTGGCAACAGAAATGGGTGCTATGCAAGAACGAATTACATCGACCAAAAACGGATCTATTACCTCTGTACAAGCTGTGTATGTACCTGCGGATGACTTAACTGACCCAGCTCCAGCTACCACATTCGCACACTTAGACGCAACCACAGTATTAGACCGTAAGATTGCTTCATTAGGTATTTACCCTGCTGTAGATCCACTAAATTCTACCTCACGTATTCTTACACCAGAAATCGTAGGAAAAGAACATTACGATACTGCACAACGTGTAAAAGAAATCTTACAACGATACAATGCTCTGCAAGACATTATCGCGATCTTGGGGATGGAAGAATTATCAGAAGAAGATAAGTTGGTAGTTCACCGTGCACGTCGTATCCAACGTTTCTTATCTCAACCGTTCCACGTGGCTGAGCAATTTACTGGTATCCCTGGTGTGTTGGTAGATATCAAAGATACCATTAAAGGATTCAACATGATTTTGGATGGTGAAGTTGACCAATATCCAGAAGCTGCCTTCAACCTACGCGGTACAATCGAAGAAGCAATCGAAGCAGGTGAGAAAATGTTAGCAGAAGCTAAATAA
- a CDS encoding F0F1 ATP synthase subunit epsilon, whose amino-acid sequence MRLQIVTPEYVVFDAEVDVVTVPGKDGEFQIMKDHAPIVATLGEGTIKIKVHSDTFKDFDNASGKVYNSPADQHTYLFDIKGGILEMNNNFISVLAS is encoded by the coding sequence ATGCGTTTACAAATAGTCACTCCAGAATATGTGGTTTTTGATGCTGAAGTAGATGTGGTTACTGTACCAGGGAAAGATGGTGAATTCCAGATCATGAAAGACCACGCTCCTATTGTTGCTACTCTAGGTGAAGGAACTATAAAAATAAAAGTACATTCGGATACGTTTAAAGATTTTGACAATGCTTCGGGGAAAGTATACAATTCTCCTGCAGATCAACATACGTATTTGTTCGATATCAAAGGAGGAATCCTAGAGATGAATAACAACTTTATCTCTGTATTAGCAAGCTAA
- a CDS encoding 50S ribosomal protein L25/general stress protein Ctc, giving the protein MKSITIQGVKRESVGKVATRALRNAEQVPCVVYGGQETIHFAADEKAFKGLVYTPEAHTVNVELNDGTKVHAILQDIQFHPVTDRILHADFYQLKDDKEITIEVPVRLVGRARGVVAGGVLRFNMRKLKVRAIPANLPDEVVIDITSMRIGAKKYVESLKNDKYTFAHPDNSVVVAIRTSRNAVADDDEDEEEGATDAPKEEGAEG; this is encoded by the coding sequence ATGAAATCAATTACAATCCAAGGTGTAAAAAGAGAAAGCGTAGGTAAAGTTGCTACTCGTGCCTTACGTAATGCTGAACAAGTACCTTGTGTTGTTTATGGAGGTCAGGAAACAATTCACTTTGCTGCTGATGAAAAAGCATTCAAAGGCTTGGTTTATACCCCAGAAGCACACACTGTAAATGTTGAGCTCAATGACGGAACTAAAGTACATGCCATTTTGCAAGACATTCAGTTTCACCCAGTAACTGACCGTATCTTGCATGCTGATTTTTACCAATTAAAAGACGACAAAGAAATTACTATCGAAGTTCCTGTACGTTTGGTAGGTCGTGCGCGTGGTGTTGTTGCGGGTGGTGTTTTACGCTTCAATATGCGTAAACTGAAAGTAAGAGCTATCCCAGCAAATTTACCAGACGAAGTTGTTATTGATATTACATCAATGCGAATCGGTGCTAAGAAATATGTAGAATCATTGAAAAACGATAAATACACATTTGCACACCCAGATAATTCAGTAGTTGTAGCAATCAGAACTTCTCGTAATGCAGTTGCAGATGACGATGAAGATGAGGAAGAAGGGGCTACTGATGCACCTAAAGAAGAAGGAGCAGAAGGATAA
- a CDS encoding ribose-phosphate pyrophosphokinase — MEQSAFLFTTRGSQHLAVRIAEYYGQELGKLKVVEFSDGEYQPAFEQSIRGARVFLIGSTFQPSDNLMELLLMCDAAKRASAKNITVVIPYYGYARQDRKDAPRVPIGAKLVAKMLQAAGATRVMTMDLHADQIQGFFEIPVDHLYASTLFVDYISGLNLDNLTIASPDMGGAKRAQNYAKHFNADIVICHKERKVANQVENMMLIGDVVGKNVVLVDDMIDTAGTLCKAADLIMEKGALSVRAIATHPVLSGQAYERLNNSQLAEIAVTDSIPLKNNSVSKIKVLSCAPLFADVMHMVHSNKSISSKFII; from the coding sequence ATGGAACAATCAGCATTTCTTTTTACCACTCGTGGATCGCAACATTTAGCCGTGCGCATTGCAGAATATTATGGGCAAGAATTAGGAAAACTAAAAGTTGTTGAATTTAGTGACGGTGAATATCAACCAGCATTCGAACAATCGATTCGTGGAGCTCGCGTATTCTTAATTGGTTCAACTTTTCAGCCGAGTGATAATTTGATGGAGTTATTATTAATGTGTGATGCTGCAAAAAGAGCTTCGGCCAAAAACATTACTGTAGTAATACCCTATTACGGATATGCGCGACAAGATAGAAAAGATGCACCTCGTGTACCTATTGGAGCAAAATTAGTGGCGAAAATGTTACAGGCTGCCGGTGCGACACGTGTGATGACGATGGATTTGCACGCAGATCAAATTCAAGGTTTTTTCGAGATACCCGTAGATCACTTATATGCATCAACCTTATTTGTAGATTACATAAGTGGGCTGAATTTGGATAATCTCACGATCGCATCTCCGGATATGGGAGGAGCAAAAAGAGCGCAGAATTATGCAAAACACTTCAATGCAGATATTGTAATTTGCCACAAAGAGCGTAAAGTTGCTAACCAAGTAGAAAATATGATGCTGATAGGAGATGTAGTAGGGAAGAATGTAGTTTTAGTGGATGATATGATAGACACAGCAGGAACACTCTGCAAAGCTGCTGATTTAATAATGGAAAAAGGAGCCCTATCTGTCCGAGCGATTGCAACGCATCCTGTTTTATCTGGGCAAGCGTATGAGCGTCTGAATAACTCTCAATTGGCAGAAATTGCCGTAACCGATTCGATTCCATTAAAAAATAATTCTGTATCTAAAATAAAAGTGTTATCTTGCGCACCGCTTTTTGCCGATGTGATGCACATGGTACATAGCAATAAATCAATTAGTTCTAAATTTATAATCTAA
- a CDS encoding OmpA family protein: MKKVVLSLTLLFGLFTTSYAQEDNNSVYVVEEGVNNFNNPLNYNKWSIEFQGGANKATTPFTDGYFNETPSFYNANFGIRYMFNPKFGLKLSGGYDRLKEGKNSKRFRSNFYRVDLSGVANLGRIMNFETWTNTFGLLGHAGVGYGFMNNDATKGDTSGLLDDQDEMGLVSFGLTPQMKLSNRVVLTGDLSYTKTIRQNTAWDGQSSDAHARRGFDGTLWNATLGLTFYLGKNDIHADWVADDTSLLANRVSAIEEMLKDSDGDGVADYLDLEPNSAPGAVVDTRGRTIDHNGNGIPDDIEEYIKNNQGSNTTTVLADSDLLEQLINSGIINVYFDYNVDQPYEASVGGIKFVSEYLKRNPNVQMDVIGYADPVGSDGFNKNLSQRRAENVKRILVQQGANANNLNVVAMGEDKSFQNSTVSAHQLARRVIFKIKK, encoded by the coding sequence ATGAAAAAAGTAGTTTTATCATTAACACTACTCTTTGGATTGTTTACAACTTCATATGCTCAAGAGGATAATAACTCTGTTTATGTTGTTGAGGAAGGAGTAAATAATTTTAACAACCCATTGAATTATAACAAATGGTCTATCGAGTTCCAAGGAGGGGCTAACAAAGCAACAACGCCTTTTACTGATGGCTATTTTAATGAAACCCCAAGTTTTTACAATGCAAACTTTGGTATTCGCTATATGTTCAACCCTAAGTTTGGTTTGAAATTATCTGGTGGATACGACCGTCTAAAAGAAGGTAAAAACTCAAAACGCTTCCGTTCTAATTTTTACCGTGTAGACTTATCTGGTGTTGCAAACTTAGGTAGAATAATGAATTTTGAGACTTGGACAAATACTTTCGGACTATTGGGTCATGCAGGTGTTGGTTACGGTTTCATGAACAACGATGCTACAAAAGGAGACACTTCTGGTTTATTAGATGATCAAGACGAAATGGGTCTTGTATCTTTTGGGTTAACTCCTCAGATGAAATTATCTAACCGTGTTGTGCTTACAGGAGATTTATCTTATACCAAAACTATTCGTCAAAACACTGCATGGGATGGTCAATCATCTGATGCACACGCAAGAAGAGGTTTTGATGGAACACTATGGAATGCGACCTTAGGTCTTACATTCTACTTAGGTAAAAATGATATCCACGCTGACTGGGTAGCCGACGATACTTCTTTATTAGCTAACCGCGTTTCTGCAATCGAAGAAATGTTGAAAGATAGCGATGGGGATGGTGTTGCAGATTACTTAGATCTAGAACCAAACTCTGCACCAGGTGCTGTAGTAGATACAAGAGGACGCACAATTGACCATAACGGTAACGGTATTCCAGATGACATCGAAGAATACATCAAAAATAACCAAGGTAGCAATACAACAACCGTATTGGCAGACTCTGATTTGTTAGAACAATTGATCAATTCTGGTATTATCAATGTTTATTTTGACTATAACGTAGATCAACCATACGAAGCTTCTGTAGGAGGAATCAAATTCGTATCAGAATACTTGAAACGCAATCCAAACGTACAAATGGACGTAATCGGATATGCAGACCCTGTAGGATCTGACGGATTCAATAAAAACTTATCGCAAAGACGTGCAGAAAACGTTAAACGTATCTTGGTACAACAAGGTGCCAATGCAAATAACTTAAACGTTGTAGCAATGGGTGAAGATAAATCTTTCCAAAACTCAACTGTTTCTGCTCATCAATTAGCAAGACGCGTAATCTTTAAAATTAAAAAGTAA
- the gltX gene encoding glutamate--tRNA ligase, translated as MTKEVRVRFAPSPTGPLHIGGVRTALFNYLFAKHHQGKFILRIEDTDQARFVEGAEEYIIESLKWLNLLPDEGVGFGGEYGPYIQSERKEIYTQYIHELLANGKAYYAFDTAEELDALRAKGEESKSPFIYNWSTRDKLNNSLGLSEEELKEKLATGEPYTVRFKIEPHENILLDDMIRGKIHIASSTLDDKVLYKSDGMPTYHLANIVDDHLMKITHVIRGEEWLPSMALHQLLYKAFGWETPRFAHLPLILKPEGKGKLSKRDGDKHGFPVFPLEWKTTEGVAKGYREEGYLPEAVVNMLALLGWNPGTDQEIFSLEELVSLFTLEKVSKSGARFSPDKTVWFNHQYIQQKSAEELLPMFDAVLAKHSFSVTDELKIKVINLLKNRANFVHEIVEQGLFFFKTPTSYDEKALKKAWKEDSKSILESFKNVLQSTNFDETSLHAAMQDFVSTQEIGFGKIGMPLRLALVGALQGPDVPVIMEVLGKDETLARIENLLRFTA; from the coding sequence ATGACAAAAGAAGTTCGTGTTCGTTTTGCACCAAGTCCGACCGGGCCTTTGCATATCGGAGGGGTAAGAACCGCCTTATTTAATTATTTATTTGCCAAGCATCATCAAGGTAAATTTATTTTACGAATAGAAGATACTGATCAAGCACGATTTGTAGAAGGTGCAGAAGAATACATAATCGAATCCTTGAAATGGTTGAATTTATTACCGGATGAAGGTGTTGGTTTTGGGGGTGAATATGGTCCTTATATTCAATCCGAACGAAAAGAAATTTATACCCAATATATCCATGAACTTTTGGCAAATGGAAAAGCCTATTATGCATTCGATACGGCCGAAGAATTAGATGCTTTGCGTGCAAAAGGAGAAGAATCAAAGTCACCTTTTATATACAATTGGTCTACCCGAGATAAATTGAATAACTCTCTTGGATTGAGCGAAGAGGAATTGAAAGAAAAATTAGCGACAGGTGAACCGTACACCGTTCGATTCAAGATAGAGCCTCATGAGAATATTCTATTGGATGATATGATCCGTGGTAAAATCCATATCGCCTCATCGACACTTGATGACAAGGTTTTGTACAAATCTGATGGAATGCCAACATACCATTTAGCCAATATAGTAGATGATCATCTGATGAAAATTACACACGTAATACGTGGTGAGGAATGGTTGCCATCGATGGCTTTGCACCAATTGCTGTACAAAGCTTTTGGTTGGGAAACACCTCGTTTTGCACATTTACCCTTGATTTTGAAGCCAGAAGGTAAAGGAAAGTTGAGCAAGCGCGATGGAGATAAACATGGATTTCCGGTTTTTCCGCTAGAGTGGAAAACAACCGAGGGTGTTGCAAAAGGCTATCGAGAAGAAGGTTATTTGCCCGAGGCTGTTGTTAATATGTTGGCTTTGTTGGGTTGGAATCCTGGGACTGATCAAGAGATTTTTTCTCTTGAAGAATTAGTAAGTCTTTTTACGCTAGAAAAAGTATCAAAATCAGGAGCAAGATTTTCGCCAGATAAAACGGTTTGGTTTAATCATCAATACATTCAGCAAAAATCTGCTGAAGAGTTATTGCCAATGTTCGATGCTGTATTAGCAAAACATTCTTTTTCGGTTACCGATGAGTTGAAAATAAAAGTAATTAATTTGCTGAAAAACCGTGCAAATTTTGTTCATGAAATTGTAGAGCAAGGATTGTTCTTTTTCAAAACCCCTACTAGTTATGATGAAAAAGCATTGAAAAAAGCTTGGAAAGAGGATTCGAAATCGATTTTAGAAAGTTTTAAAAATGTTTTACAAAGCACCAATTTTGATGAAACTTCTTTGCATGCGGCGATGCAGGATTTTGTGAGTACTCAAGAAATAGGTTTTGGTAAAATTGGAATGCCATTGCGTTTGGCATTGGTTGGTGCACTACAAGGGCCTGATGTGCCGGTGATTATGGAAGTGCTAGGTAAAGACGAAACTCTAGCTAGAATAGAGAATCTTCTTCGGTTCACGGCATAA
- a CDS encoding MBL fold metallo-hydrolase: MKLYSIETGNFKLDGGAMFGIVPKSIWNKTNPADERNMIELAMRCLLIEDGDRLILIDTGIGNKQDDKFFGYYYLYGEQNLDTSLAKHGFHRDDITDVFLTHLHFDHCGGAIQWNKTKTLLEPSFKNAKFWSNDSHWDWAVNPNPREKASFLKENILPIQESGQLNFIDLPQNTNRIHNSPLGFDILFVDGHTEKQMLPIITYKGKKIVYVADLIPTVGHIPLIYVIGFDTRPLLTVEEKGKFLNEAVEQEYYLFFEHDPYHELATLQQTEKGVRLKDTFGFDEIFR; encoded by the coding sequence ATGAAACTTTATAGCATAGAAACCGGAAATTTTAAATTAGATGGCGGTGCGATGTTTGGTATCGTACCAAAATCTATCTGGAATAAAACCAATCCTGCCGACGAACGAAACATGATAGAATTAGCCATGCGATGTCTTCTGATTGAAGATGGCGATCGGCTGATTTTGATTGACACCGGAATTGGAAACAAACAAGACGATAAATTTTTTGGTTATTATTATTTGTACGGTGAACAAAACCTAGACACTTCCCTTGCAAAACATGGATTTCATAGAGATGACATCACCGACGTTTTCCTTACACACCTCCATTTCGATCATTGTGGTGGCGCAATACAATGGAACAAAACCAAAACCCTATTAGAACCATCTTTTAAAAATGCAAAATTTTGGTCAAATGACAGTCATTGGGATTGGGCAGTAAACCCAAATCCGAGAGAAAAAGCATCGTTCCTCAAAGAAAACATTCTACCAATACAAGAAAGTGGACAATTAAATTTTATCGATCTACCTCAGAACACCAACCGAATACATAATTCTCCATTAGGTTTTGATATTCTTTTTGTCGATGGACATACCGAAAAACAAATGCTACCGATCATTACCTATAAAGGTAAAAAAATCGTATATGTTGCCGATCTTATCCCGACCGTAGGACACATTCCTCTGATCTACGTTATTGGTTTTGATACACGACCATTATTAACAGTAGAAGAAAAAGGAAAGTTTCTGAACGAAGCCGTCGAACAAGAATATTATCTATTTTTCGAACACGATCCCTATCACGAGCTAGCTACTCTTCAACAAACAGAAAAAGGAGTTCGACTGAAAGATACCTTTGGATTTGATGAAATTTTCCGATAA